A region of Clostridium acetobutylicum ATCC 824 DNA encodes the following proteins:
- a CDS encoding PH domain-containing protein, with protein MKFNDEKVKEIVTPFMDEDDLASYYCYGIVTATRLQMFLLGSFSGLANKQYLLTFTNKKLIMTRMGMSGKLKGSEVIEYTNIKSAKISNLFFVFGKKIKLKFNDGSKVKFNINRRVMGIKKQGENLQNICQILRGKFAA; from the coding sequence ATGAAATTTAATGATGAAAAAGTAAAAGAAATAGTTACACCATTTATGGACGAAGATGATTTAGCTTCATATTATTGTTACGGCATTGTAACAGCAACTAGACTTCAAATGTTTCTTTTAGGAAGTTTTTCAGGATTGGCTAATAAGCAATATTTATTAACATTTACTAACAAAAAATTAATAATGACTAGAATGGGTATGTCTGGAAAGTTAAAAGGATCAGAAGTTATAGAGTATACAAATATAAAGAGTGCAAAAATATCAAATTTGTTTTTTGTGTTTGGAAAGAAAATTAAATTAAAATTTAATGATGGTTCAAAAGTAAAATTTAACATAAATCGTCGTGTTATGGGAATAAAAAAACAGGGCGAAAATCTACAAAACATTTGCCAAATACTTAGGGGAAAATTTGCTGCATAA